The Cryptosporangium minutisporangium nucleotide sequence NNNNNNNNNNNNNNNNNNNNNNNNNNNNNNNNNNNNNNNNNNNNNNNNNNTCTCTCCTGGGACACATCGATGGAGCCGCGTACCGGGTGCCCGTTCAGTACGGGCACCACCGATGCGTTTCCCGCCGGCCGCGCCGACCGGTGTTCCCACCGATCGGCGCGCCGACTGACCTTCGCCGACTGTCCTTCGCCGACTGACCTTCGCCGACTGTCCTTCGCCGGCTGTCCTACGCCGGCTGTCCTACGCCGGCCCGGGGCGGTGGGTCAGCCCGTCGCCGCCAGACGACGCCCGTCCCGGGACAGGACTCCGGTCGGCACCTGCACCGGCTGCCGCGGCGCCGAGAGCTCGAAGCGCGGCTTGCTGTAGAGCAGCTCACGCGCGACCGTGACGAACTCGGTCGGGGCGTTCACCGCCACCACACCGACCAGGTCCTTACCTCGGTAGTGGCAGGTCAGCACACCCGTACGGGCGGGCTTGCGGTGCCCCGGCCGCCGGTCGAGCCGACGGACCTCGGTGTCGTTCCCGATGTCACCGCAGACCTGGATCCGCAGGCCCAGCTGCTGCGTCCAGTACCGGGGCAGCAGGATCGCGGACTCGGTGGGCGCGTCGCCGGCGAGCAGCGAACGAGCCGCCGCCTGCCCCTGCTCCAGCGCCGCGATCCACTGGCCGCACCGGCTGTTCTTGCCGTTCATCCAGCGGTTCGGCCACTTCGCCAGCGCCCCGGCCGCGACGACGCCCGGCACGACCGCGCCTTCGTCGTCGAGCACGCGGAGGGCGTCGTCGCAGACCACGCCGTCGGAGATGTCGATGCCGGTGCCGGCGAGCCAGGCGATGTCGGGCTTCTCGCCGGCGGTCATCACGACCATGTCGGCGCGGATCCGGCTGCCGTCGTCGAGGGTCAGCGTCCAGTTGGCGCCGATCCGGTCGGCTGCCTTGACCCGGCGGCCCAGCCGCAGGTCGACGCCGTCCTCGGCGTGCTCGTCGGTCATCAGCTTGGCGGCGACCCCGTCCAGGACGCCGTTCATCAGGACGTCCCGCGGGTGGATCAGCGTGACGTCCTTGCCCATACCGCGGATGCTGCAGGCCAGCTCGCAGCCGGTGAACCCGCCACCGACGATCGCGACGCGGTTCGCGTTACGCAGCCCGCGCCGGATCTCCCAGGCGTCGTTGATGTCGTGGACGATGTGCGGAACCGCCGCGCCCGACCACATGCTGTTGAGCATCGGGCGGGCACCGTTCGCGATCACCAGACCGTCGAACCGGAAACCCTCGCCGGTCTGTGCCCAGACGACCCGCTCGTTCATGTCGCAGGCGATCGCGGTGCGGCCGAGGCGCCAGTCGATCTCCCAGCGCTTGTCGGTGACGCCGATCCGCGCGTCCTTGGGGCGCTGGGCGCCGGTGATCAGGCCCTTGGAGCAGGCCGGCCGGTCGTAGGAACCGCCCGGGTCGGCGCAGAGCAGCTGGATCTGGCCGCGGAAACCGAGTCGCCGCAGCTCCTCACCGGCCGCGGTCCCGGCGGGGCCACCGCCGACGATCACGATCCGGTCTGCTGGTCCCAGGGTCGCCAGCGACCTCTGGGGCGCGAGGCGGGTGATGTTCGCCGCTCGCCTCTGCATCAGGCACCTCCTCGCGGGCGAAGCCCGGTGACGTTGTCGTATCGGTTGGGTTCTGCGCCGATGCCCTTGCGGGGGCGGGCGCCTTCCGGCCGGTTGGGCACCGAGCGCAGCGGCGGCGGGGGCGGTGGTGCCACCGGCTGGCCGTGTCGGCGCCCGGGGCCGCCCGGCGGGAACGGACCGAGCCGTCCGGTCGATCGTGGTGCACCGGGACCACTCTGGACGCCCGCCGGGACCGGGGTCGGGCCGGTCGGGATCGCCGGGCTGGTCGGGATGTTCTGCGGTCCGGTGACCGGGGAGACCGGTGCCAGGTGCGGCACCACGGTCGTCTCCCGGTTGTCGGCGGCGGGGCTGACCGGACCGGCGACCGGTGCGGGGCCCACGCCGACCGGGGCGCCGGTCTCCTGGGCGCCGGGCGGGACCGTCAGGTCGAACGGAACGCCAGGGCCCGTCATCGAGATCGCGCGGGCCGGGCAGATCTTGATCGCCGAGTACACCTGGTCGACCTCGTGCGGTTCGACCGTCGTGCGGTAGGCGAGCCGCCCGTTCCCCTTCAGCTGGAACACCTCGGGCGCCTCGTGCTCGCAGAACCCGAAGCGGGCGCAAGCGTGCGGGTTGACGTTGACCGTCGTGGTGCTGGCCCGCTTGTCCGCGATGTCCATCGCGGCAGCACCGACCTGCTTGCCGAACTTGCCGCTGGTGCTGAACCAGAGACCGATGATGACGAGCCAGCTCGCGACGACCGCCCAGGTCACCCAGCCCTTGACCTCCGAGCCGGCGAAGATCAGGTGGCCGGCGGTCACGGTGTAGGCCATGTACGCGGTGGAGTGGATCATCCGCCAGCGAGCGTGGCCCAGCTTGCGCTGGATCGGGACCGAGAGCGCGATCGCGAGGAACATCTGCAGGCAGAGCGTGCCGAGCCCGACGCCGATCGGCTTCGTCGGGTTCAGGAACGGAATGAACTGGTCGATCCAGCGGACGTAGGTGCCGGGTGCCGCCAGCTGCGCCAGACCGTGCACGATGCCGAGCGCCAAGCCGCCGATCGCGAACGTCATGTGCAGGTTCTTCAGCGACGTGTGCTTGATCCACGGCAACGACCACGAGCGGCCGAGCACGATGCCGATGATGATGCTCAGCCACAGCGCGATCGTCGAGGCGAAGCCCACTGCTGCCGCGACGACGTGTACCGCTGCCGCAGCTGCGGCGTCGTCAGCGGCTGCCGCCAGAGCGGGTTCCATTCACGTCCTCCTCGTTGTCCCAACCGGGATGCTGAGCACTCTGAGCGCCGTAGCCCTCGGACCGACTCCGGCCGACCGGACTGGCGTCCGATCGGCCGGGGCGTCCCGATTCGCTCGGGCGTGCGCACCGTCCTATCCGTGTGACGGGTGTGGTGGCGCGCCGGTTCAGAGGTTTTTTCTCAGCAGCGACGACCCGTGTTGATGCACTGCACCATGCGGTTCATCACGTTCTGCGGGATGAGGTTGAAGAAGTCGTTGTGCGAGCTGCTCGGTTCGTGGGTCGACTCCGGGAAGCTGTCCAGACGGAACGTCGGGCCGGGCTTCACGTTGTAGGTCAACGTGATGACGAGCTTCGGCACGACGACCGGGTTGCTCGCCGGGCAGTTGCCCGCCGCGTCCGGGTAGACGATGTGCGTGCGGTGGTTCGCGCTGTCCGTGTTCTTGCCGTCCCAGCAGCTCGGGAACTCCGAGATGTGGGTGAAGCCACGGCCGTTCGGGCAGAGCGTGTACTTGTCGACCGAGATCCGGTTGGTGAAGCCCTGGCAGGTGAACGCCGACTTCTGGTTCGCGCCACCGTTGACCGGCGCCTTCGCGTCACCGGCAAGGACCCGGATGTTCTGCGGCATCGCGGCCACCTTGGCGCGCGGGTTGCCCTCGAAGCGGATCGTGAACCGCGGCTTCAGCAGCGCACCAGTGTTCAGGTCTTCCTCGAGCTCGCCGGGGAAGCGAGCGGTGGTCTCCTGGGTCACGTCCCGGTACACCGGCCAGAAGTACGCCGACTTGTCGCCCTGGTTGCAGGTGGTGCCGCCGGCCGCGAGGCTCTCGTCGGTGGAGTTCGCGTCGGTGGTGGTGTTGCCGACGTAGTCGTGCACGTGGTGCGCGGCGTTGACGACGCCGGGCGCGGCGATGAAGTTGTCGGAGTTGTGCCGGTCCTGGAGCGTGCAGCGGATGCTGTTGAACGATCCGCGGGAGCCGCTACGGGCGAAGCGCGGGGCCCGGGTCGTCGGGACCTGACGGATGTTGATGTAGTCGGTCTCGTCGATGCCGTTGTCCGGTGCCTCGGTCTCCTCGCCCTCGCCGGGCTCCTCGCTCTGACCGGGGTCGGTGGCCGACGGGTCCGCGCTCGCGGTGTCGGAGGGGTCGGCGCTGGCCGTCTCGCCCGGCTCACCGCTCGTGGTGGCCGACGGGTCCGCGCTGGTCGTCGCCGACGGATCGGCGCTCTGGCTGCCGTTGTTGTGCCCGTGCCGCCCGGACGAGTTGCGCCACCCGTCCCGGCCGTCCCGGTCGCCGCGGAGCCCGGCGGACGCGGTGCCGACCCCGAGGGCAACCACCATCGTCGTGAAGACCGCCATGATGATCAGCGATCGGCGACGGAACTGGTTGGGGGGCCGCTTGTGCCTCTTCGGTCCAGTCATGCGGGTGTTGTCTCCTCGGTTGGGGCGGGCAGGGACGTTCCGCTATGCCCACCAGGTCGGTTCACAGGCCCCTCGTAGGTCTCGCCCTCACTACGCTCCGCAGGCTCGACCGGTTCAGCGCTATCGGCGCTGTACACCAGCCGAAGCGCGCGGGGCGCTCGATGGCGACCGCCGTCACCGCTGCTCAGAGGCGTGCGGCGGGCAGAGTATTCAGGTGCGCCGACGGGCGGCGCGGCGGCGTCCGTGGCCCAGCCGGCGTCGAGCTGGGCCTCGTCCGGCCACGGAGCGTCGTCCGACCACGGCGCGGCTGCAGCCGGCTCGGCCGTGGCGGGCTCCGGCGTGGTGTGCTGCCGGGCCAGGTGCGCGCCGTGGCGGCCGCGGGGGGCGTCCGCCCGCCGGGCCTCGGCGGCGAGCATGCTCGCCGCCCACGCCCCGGCGTCCACGTGCTCGGCGGCCGGTGCGTCGTCGGCGCGGGCGTCGTCGTTCCACGACCCGCCGGTCCAGGCTTCCTCGGTGAGAGCCCGATCGCTGCTGGGCCGCTCGGCCCGGGAGGCCGTCTGCACCCGGGCGACGCCGACCCAGGCGCCGGACGCCCGGGGAATCCGTGACCGGGTTCGCCACGCGCCGGGGTCGGAGAACTCGTTCACGGGGCTACTCACCTCGCCGCACTCGACGGATGCTGACCATGCCGATGAGTGCGGCGGCAGCGAGCATCGCAACGATCAGGACGGTCCGGACGCCGGGCATCTCCTCGGAGGCGTTGGAGCCGTTCGAGGACGCCTGGGAGAGCACCGGGGCGGGCAGATCGTTGAAGGTGACAAGCCCGGTGCTCTCCAGCAGCGTCATGTGCCGCATCACGACGAGGTTCGCGATCTGCGCGTACTGCCGGATGATGGGGTTCCGGGTACCGGTGCGAACCTGGGCGATGACGTTGAAGACCGCGCCGTGGGCGGCGCGCAGCCGGTCGGCGAACAGCCGGTCGTAGTCCGCACCGCTCGCGCGGGACAGCTCTTCCATCCAGCCCAGCTGCGCCTCCGAGGCCGTGCTCGGGAGGATGACGTCGAGATCAGCGGCGAGTTTGCGGACGGAGTCGTCGAGCTTGCGGTGATCGGCGGCGAGCTGCCGGCCGACCGCCTTGACGATCGGGCTCTCCGCCTTCTGCTGGGCCTGCTCACCCGTGGGGATCTCCCACAGGCCGGCCTGCCGGACCTTGATCAGCAGCTGCTTGTCCGCCTCGGTGAGGGGGACCGACCGCGCGGTGGTCAGGTCGGGCAACGGCGGGGACGGCTCCGGGCTGGCGCTGGTGACCACCGCGTCTTCCGGGCTGTCCTGAGTGGTGTCCCGCACCGAGCCGGTGCCTTCACCGGCGTCCGTGCCCTCGCCGGCGTCGGTGCCCTCGCCGGCTTCGGCGCTGTCCGTACCCTCGCTGGACTCCGCAGCGGGCACAGCGGCGAAGTTGCCCTGGTTCGTGCGTAGCGCGGGGTCGTTCACGCCGAGGTCGGCCGCGACCGCGGCGGAGCTGCCGCCGGGCCACCCGCCGAACGCGGTGGCCCCGATCGCGATCGCGCCAGCGGCGATCAGCGCGAGGAAAACCGTGAGTGATTGCCCTGGCAGCGCCTCGGCGACAGTGCTCAGCACCCGCCGGTCGCCCGGAGCCTTGTCTTTCCGACCGGTCATCGACCGCTCCCGAAACGTCGCGAAGAAAGAATCCCGTCCGTCCCGGAAGCTCCATCCGTGCGCGACGGGTGGTGCTAGCGGGACTCGATCAGCGCGACGGCGCGGAAGGAGGGCCAGTTCACCGCTCGGCGATCGTTAAGCCACAGATAACGTTCGGCTGACCCGCGGTTAAAGGCCTGCCGGTGACCCGGAACTTTCTCCGTCGATTCTGAACCGGCTGTCCTGCTCGTCCGTGTTCTCGGTCGCGGCTCACCGGTCGCCACACGATTTCTGACGCCGGACACTCGCCTCCGATACACGGGAGACCAGACCATGAACGCGAGCATCCGCTCGGTCACGACACGCTCCGCCGCGGCGGCCGCCGGCCTGCTCCTGGCGTGCGCGCTGACAGCGTGCGGCTCGACGTACTCGGCCGACCCGCAGAACGCCGCCGCCACCGGCGACCCGGCGACCGCCGCTCCCGCGGCCGAGCCGGTCGAGGCCGCCCCGGCCGCCCCGGATGTCCAGGACTCCGAGGCCGCGGGCGACGCCGGCGCCGCGGACGACGTCGGCAAGAAGCCGACGACGCTGAAGCGGGTCCGGACCCCCAAGATGGGCGACGTCGTCACCGACGAGCGGGGATGGATCCTCTACCGATTCGACAACGACACCGCGAAGCCGCCGAAGTCCAGCTGCAACGGTGACTGCGCCAAGGTGTGGCCGCCGGTGATCGCGGACGACCAGGAGATCGTGGGTCTGGACGCCGCCAAGGTCGGCGAGGTCACCCGGGACGACGGCTCCAAGCAGGTGACGCTCGGCGGCTGGCCGCTCTACTACTACCTGGGCGACAAGAAGCCCGGCGCCTGGACCGGGCAGAACGTCGGCAAGGTCTGGTTCGCGGCCGCGCCGGACGGCACCAAGAACATCACCTGTCTTCCGGAGAACCCGCCGGCACCGCCGAAGCCTCCGGCCGACGCCGAGTCGGACGCCGAGACCGGCGGCGATGCCGGCGACGGTGGCTACACGAACTGATAGGCCACCCCACCACTGTCGGAGTTCGCCCTGGCGGCTCGCACCCGGTGCTGGCGCGGACTCCGGCCCAGCCCACCCGATCGCCGAGTCGACTCGCGGTCGGGTGGGCCGCTGGCTCGGTGACGCCACCACCGGGCTCGGGTCAGGGATAGTCCGAAGGGGATAGCTGAATGGCGCGGAAGAACATGTGGTCGGCCACCGCAGCGGTGGGCGACGCCGAACTCCGGGGTCTGCCGGAGGGGTACGCGCCAGAGCGTGACGGCACGATGGAGCTGCCGAGGGCGCTGCCGCGGCCGTCGTCCAACGTGTACACGGTAGGACGCCTGGGCGGGGCCCACCGGCGCAGTGAGCGCAACCCCAAGGGCGCGAGCCCGAAGGGTTCGCCCCCCACGGGATCCAAGAAGCCCGGCCGGTCGTCCCGGGACCAGGAGCCCGCCGACGAGTGGACGAGCATCTGGCCGGACGAGCAGCCGACGGTCGAGCGCACCTCGCCACTGCCCCGCACCGCGCCGCCGCCACACGCCGCCGCCGATGACCGCTGGACGACCACCGGAGGCCGGATCGGATACGACGTGGGCCCGTCGGCCTACGATGCCGGTCCCTCCGCCTACGACGCGGGCCCGTCGGCGTACGACGCCGGTCCCGCCGCCTACGACGCCAGCCGGCCGACGTCGGGGAGCCGCCCCACCTCGGGCAGCCGCCCCACCTCGGGATCGCGGACCGGCGCCAGCGGCGGCCACGCGGCGGGCAAGCGACGCCGCACCGGCTCCCGGCGCAGCCCGTCCCGCCCGATGCGCTACACCGGCGCGCGCCGCAAGTTCTCCAGCTGGGCGCCGCTCGCGGGCGGCGTCCTGATGCTCGTTCTGGTGCTCGGCGCCACGATGCTCGCCGAGGCCGACCGCTACACCGGCTCCTCCAGCTCGGCGCTGGACAGCAGCGCCCCGGCCAGCCAGCCCGCGGTCGGCACGGATCCGCCCAGCGCACCGTCGGACACCCGCTCGTCGGACCAGGCGAGCCGCAGCGGCGGCGCGGACGCGCCGGCGGCCGAGGCCGTCGCCGCGGCGATCAACAAGGAGCTCGACCTCCTCGGCTGCGGCCGGGTCAAGGTCGACCAGTCCCTCGTCACTGCCGCCAGCGACCACGTGGACGACATGCTGTCGCGGGGATACTTCGACACCGCCTCGCCGGACGGGGGGGATACGCTGACCCGGGCCAAGAGCGCCGGCTACCCGGGGAAGAAAGTGGTGGAGTCGGTGGTCTCCGGCGCGGGTAACCCAGCCGAAGCCGCGCGCGCTGCGTTCCCCGGCCCGGAGTCGGCCGCCGCTCTACCGGCCACCGTCAAGGTGGTCTCCGGTGGCAAGCTGACCTGCGGCTGGACCGCCGTCGGGGCGGAGGCGCGGATGAACAGCAAGAGCGTCGCCTACTGGTCGATCGTGATGGGCCAGTGACCGTACGAGAAAGAGGAGAAGGGTTTCACCCCGGTGGCGGACCGCACTACGTTGTGCGTCCGGCCGACTGGGTTCGTGCCGTTGACCGTCAGTGCCTTCGAAGTCGGGGCTGAAGGAAGTTTTGGTTCGGGCTGAACCGGCTCCGGAAGGCGTGCGTGTGAGAGTTGGGGCTCGTGTGCGACCCGATAAAGGATCACGGTCGGAGGCGTCAGTGCACATAGCTGTTCCCGCTTCGCGGTTACCCGGAGCGGCTGTTCCGCCAGGCCGGACGTTCGGTGGTCCCGACGTCCGGCAACGCACTGCATCCGGACCTCGGGACGGAGTGGGGAGCGGGCCGGGACACGCGCCGCCGGTCAACGGTGTCGCCGGTGCCGAGCGGGCATCCGCGGCCGCCCGACAGCTTCCACCCGCTCAGGGTGAGGAGCTGATTCGCCAGATTTACGTAGAACACGGTCGTGCGCTGCTGGCCTACGCGACCCGGCTCACCGGAGACTCCGCGGCCGCCGAGGACGTGGTCCAGGAGACGCTGGTCCGAGCGTGGAAGCACAGTGAAGCGCTTTCTGACGGATCCCGGTCAGTTCGAGGCTGGCTCCTGACGGTCGCGAGGAACATCGTGACCGACCGGGCACGTGCGCGCCGGGCTCGTCCGACCGAGGTCGCGGAGAACCCCGCGACCCCGCCGATGGAACGGGACCACTCCGACGGGGTGGTCGACACGATGGTGGTGCTCGACGGCTTGGGAGCACTCTCCGCCGAGCACCGGAGGGTACTGATCGAGGTTTATTACCGTGGACGGACGACTGCCGAGGCAGCTGAAGTGCTCGGCGTGCCGGCAGGCACCGTCAAGTCACGGACTTACTACGCGCTGCGCGCTCTCCGCGCGGCGCTCGGAGATGTGGTCGGGGTGACACGATGACCGAGATACGCTGCCGCGAACTCGTCGGCGCCTACGCGGTCGGAGCACTCGAGCCGCCGGAAGCCGCGATGCTCGCCGATCACCTGCTGACCTGCACCCGCTGCCGGCACGAGTTGGACGAGGCCGAGCAGACCGCCGCCGCGCTGGCCGCAGTGCCGCCGGAGGCGTTCATCAACGAGCCCGCCGACCCGAACGACGCACTGTTCATGCGGACGCTGCACGCGATCCGCTTGGAGGCCGCAGCGCCGGCTCAGGCGTCCGCGCCTCCGCCTCCGCAGCTGCGTTCCGTGCGCGGCGCCGAGCGTCCGGCTGGTGAGCGGACGCCGGACGGCGGCTTCCCGGGCTGGTCCGGGCGGACGGCCCGGTCGCACCGCGCCCGTCCGCGGGCGTCCAGCGCCACCCAGCAGCGACGTCACCTCGCCTACGCCGGTGCGGCTGCCGCCGCGGTCCTGGTGCTCGGTGGTGGGGTACTGCTCGGGTCGAACCTGAACGACAAGGACACGACGCGCACCGAGCCGGTGGCCGAGAAGACCATCGCGCCGACCGGTCCCGCGTCGCCGAGCCTCGCGCCGGCGAACAACGTGCTCAGCAGCGACACCACGGTGTCCGGGCCGGTGCTGCGGGTCTCGGCCACCGAGCTGGACGGCGACTACGTGCGGCTGGACATCGAGGCCAGCGAGCTGCCGCCCGGCGTCGAGGTCGAGGTGGTCGGGACGACCGAATTGGGCGAGCCGGTCGTGGGGGACCGCCGTGTCAAGGCTGACGGGTCCGGTGTCATCGACGACTCGGTCGTCGTGCCGCTGGATCAGGTCGTCACCGTGGCACTTCGTACGACGGCCAGTCAGACGCTGGTGACCGCGAAGAAGTAGTCCTGACCCCGCGGCGCCGCCCAGACACCTCCGCATCCGTTCGAGGGTGGGTGGGGGCGTAGGGCTGGAGCCGATGGCCGGGCAGCGGCACTCCTCGGGTTGTGGGGATCGGTGGTTTGTCGCGGCCCCCGTACGGGCCCCGTACCGTTTCGACGGTGCGGGGCCCGACGCGTTTCCGCCCTGTTCACCACCGTTGACGGATGAACCGGGTGCGGCCGGGAGCCGTCTGGGAAGTATGAGCCGACCGCAGTCCGCGTACCCCCAGCAGGCTGGCCGCCGTCCAGCCGACTCCTCTCGTGCCCCCAGTGGCTACCGCGACTATCCGGGGGCCGACGACCGGGACCCGCCCGGCCGGTACCCGGGTTCCGGGTCCGGCGGCCCCGGCGCTCCCCGTCGCTCGAAGCGCACCGTCGTGCTGGCCACCGCGGCCGCTGCGGTGGTCGGTGGTTCGGTCCTGGGCTTGGCCGGCGCCGAGTGGTACACCAGCCGGAACGCCGAGCCGGAAACGGCACCGGTCCGTTCGATGAACGAGATCGCGGACAAGATCGGCTGCAAGCCCGCGGACGTCCACAAGAACAGCGAGTTCCAGCAAGCCGCCTGCGTGATGGGCGACAAGCGGATGACGATCCTGACGTTCATCTCGAACC carries:
- a CDS encoding zf-HC2 domain-containing protein yields the protein MTEIRCRELVGAYAVGALEPPEAAMLADHLLTCTRCRHELDEAEQTAAALAAVPPEAFINEPADPNDALFMRTLHAIRLEAAAPAQASAPPPPQLRSVRGAERPAGERTPDGGFPGWSGRTARSHRARPRASSATQQRRHLAYAGAAAAAVLVLGGGVLLGSNLNDKDTTRTEPVAEKTIAPTGPASPSLAPANNVLSSDTTVSGPVLRVSATELDGDYVRLDIEASELPPGVEVEVVGTTELGEPVVGDRRVKADGSGVIDDSVVVPLDQVVTVALRTTASQTLVTAKK
- a CDS encoding DUF4142 domain-containing protein; its protein translation is MTGRKDKAPGDRRVLSTVAEALPGQSLTVFLALIAAGAIAIGATAFGGWPGGSSAAVAADLGVNDPALRTNQGNFAAVPAAESSEGTDSAEAGEGTDAGEGTDAGEGTGSVRDTTQDSPEDAVVTSASPEPSPPLPDLTTARSVPLTEADKQLLIKVRQAGLWEIPTGEQAQQKAESPIVKAVGRQLAADHRKLDDSVRKLAADLDVILPSTASEAQLGWMEELSRASGADYDRLFADRLRAAHGAVFNVIAQVRTGTRNPIIRQYAQIANLVVMRHMTLLESTGLVTFNDLPAPVLSQASSNGSNASEEMPGVRTVLIVAMLAAAALIGMVSIRRVRRGE
- a CDS encoding 4Fe-4S domain-containing protein is translated as MEPALAAAADDAAAAAAVHVVAAAVGFASTIALWLSIIIGIVLGRSWSLPWIKHTSLKNLHMTFAIGGLALGIVHGLAQLAAPGTYVRWIDQFIPFLNPTKPIGVGLGTLCLQMFLAIALSVPIQRKLGHARWRMIHSTAYMAYTVTAGHLIFAGSEVKGWVTWAVVASWLVIIGLWFSTSGKFGKQVGAAAMDIADKRASTTTVNVNPHACARFGFCEHEAPEVFQLKGNGRLAYRTTVEPHEVDQVYSAIKICPARAISMTGPGVPFDLTVPPGAQETGAPVGVGPAPVAGPVSPAADNRETTVVPHLAPVSPVTGPQNIPTSPAIPTGPTPVPAGVQSGPGAPRSTGRLGPFPPGGPGRRHGQPVAPPPPPPLRSVPNRPEGARPRKGIGAEPNRYDNVTGLRPRGGA
- a CDS encoding NAD(P)/FAD-dependent oxidoreductase; this encodes MQRRAANITRLAPQRSLATLGPADRIVIVGGGPAGTAAGEELRRLGFRGQIQLLCADPGGSYDRPACSKGLITGAQRPKDARIGVTDKRWEIDWRLGRTAIACDMNERVVWAQTGEGFRFDGLVIANGARPMLNSMWSGAAVPHIVHDINDAWEIRRGLRNANRVAIVGGGFTGCELACSIRGMGKDVTLIHPRDVLMNGVLDGVAAKLMTDEHAEDGVDLRLGRRVKAADRIGANWTLTLDDGSRIRADMVVMTAGEKPDIAWLAGTGIDISDGVVCDDALRVLDDEGAVVPGVVAAGALAKWPNRWMNGKNSRCGQWIAALEQGQAAARSLLAGDAPTESAILLPRYWTQQLGLRIQVCGDIGNDTEVRRLDRRPGHRKPARTGVLTCHYRGKDLVGVVAVNAPTEFVTVARELLYSKPRFELSAPRQPVQVPTGVLSRDGRRLAATG
- a CDS encoding CAP domain-containing protein, whose translation is MARKNMWSATAAVGDAELRGLPEGYAPERDGTMELPRALPRPSSNVYTVGRLGGAHRRSERNPKGASPKGSPPTGSKKPGRSSRDQEPADEWTSIWPDEQPTVERTSPLPRTAPPPHAAADDRWTTTGGRIGYDVGPSAYDAGPSAYDAGPSAYDAGPAAYDASRPTSGSRPTSGSRPTSGSRTGASGGHAAGKRRRTGSRRSPSRPMRYTGARRKFSSWAPLAGGVLMLVLVLGATMLAEADRYTGSSSSALDSSAPASQPAVGTDPPSAPSDTRSSDQASRSGGADAPAAEAVAAAINKELDLLGCGRVKVDQSLVTAASDHVDDMLSRGYFDTASPDGGDTLTRAKSAGYPGKKVVESVVSGAGNPAEAARAAFPGPESAAALPATVKVVSGGKLTCGWTAVGAEARMNSKSVAYWSIVMGQ
- a CDS encoding DUF1996 domain-containing protein, producing the protein MTGPKRHKRPPNQFRRRSLIIMAVFTTMVVALGVGTASAGLRGDRDGRDGWRNSSGRHGHNNGSQSADPSATTSADPSATTSGEPGETASADPSDTASADPSATDPGQSEEPGEGEETEAPDNGIDETDYINIRQVPTTRAPRFARSGSRGSFNSIRCTLQDRHNSDNFIAAPGVVNAAHHVHDYVGNTTTDANSTDESLAAGGTTCNQGDKSAYFWPVYRDVTQETTARFPGELEEDLNTGALLKPRFTIRFEGNPRAKVAAMPQNIRVLAGDAKAPVNGGANQKSAFTCQGFTNRISVDKYTLCPNGRGFTHISEFPSCWDGKNTDSANHRTHIVYPDAAGNCPASNPVVVPKLVITLTYNVKPGPTFRLDSFPESTHEPSSSHNDFFNLIPQNVMNRMVQCINTGRRC
- a CDS encoding sigma-70 family RNA polymerase sigma factor, coding for MGSGPGHAPPVNGVAGAERASAAARQLPPAQGEELIRQIYVEHGRALLAYATRLTGDSAAAEDVVQETLVRAWKHSEALSDGSRSVRGWLLTVARNIVTDRARARRARPTEVAENPATPPMERDHSDGVVDTMVVLDGLGALSAEHRRVLIEVYYRGRTTAEAAEVLGVPAGTVKSRTYYALRALRAALGDVVGVTR